A genomic region of Verrucomicrobiia bacterium contains the following coding sequences:
- a CDS encoding prepilin-type N-terminal cleavage/methylation domain-containing protein gives MKPASLKPVRTAFTLIELLVVIAIIAILAAMLLPALSRAKFKAKVVNCTSNFKQWTLVANMYAGDNTKGKLPSFDPAGGGRYAWDVGIEMCEALIPYGLTVPMWFDPVRPTEFDGANNWAVANRGGPMNKIEDLRDYFRRSFPNELILNYNYWVPRRQDNDFPTDFSALPPAVVPPWAKGSNPAIYGWPKTVSDKSASLVPFVSDKAGSGTGNGLNSPNGATFEISSISPNTAHFFGGKLSGVNAAFADGHVESRNATQVRAVYTTGGTTYWFY, from the coding sequence ATGAAGCCAGCCTCCCTTAAGCCTGTACGCACTGCTTTCACCCTGATCGAGCTGCTGGTGGTGATTGCTATTATTGCCATCCTTGCCGCCATGCTCCTGCCGGCGCTCTCGCGCGCAAAGTTCAAGGCCAAGGTGGTGAACTGCACTTCCAATTTCAAGCAATGGACCCTCGTTGCAAACATGTACGCTGGTGACAACACGAAAGGAAAATTGCCCAGCTTCGATCCAGCCGGGGGCGGGCGCTATGCCTGGGATGTCGGCATTGAGATGTGCGAAGCATTGATCCCCTACGGCTTGACTGTTCCCATGTGGTTCGATCCGGTCCGACCGACAGAGTTCGATGGTGCCAATAACTGGGCTGTGGCGAATCGCGGCGGACCGATGAACAAGATTGAAGACTTGCGGGATTATTTCCGACGGAGTTTTCCGAACGAGTTGATCCTCAACTACAACTACTGGGTGCCGCGGCGGCAGGACAACGACTTCCCGACTGACTTTTCGGCCCTGCCGCCTGCCGTGGTTCCTCCCTGGGCGAAAGGTTCCAACCCAGCAATCTATGGCTGGCCGAAAACCGTCAGTGACAAGTCGGCGTCACTGGTTCCATTCGTGAGTGACAAGGCGGGATCGGGAACGGGAAATGGCCTCAACTCTCCCAACGGGGCAACTTTCGAGATCTCCAGCATCAGTCCCAACACCGCTCACTTTTTCGGGGGCAAACTGAGCGGCGTCAACGCGGCATTTGCCGATGGGCACGTCGAGAGCCGGAATGCCACGCAGGTGCGCGCGGTATACACCACGGGCGGTACGACTTACTGGTTTTATTAA
- the metK gene encoding methionine adenosyltransferase → MSNNYIFSSESVGEGHPDKVADTISDAVLDACLAQDKFSRVACETYVKSNIAIVGGEITTKARLDFVKIARDAIREIGYVNDDDVFHADKVFVNVIITQQSPDIAQGVDARKAKGKKTSKQGAGDQGLMFGYACNETPELMPAPIMFAHRLGRELTNLRKRGDVAWLRPDAKSQVSVVYENDKPVAISNVVISTQHAADVDHAEIEKYCIEKVIRKVLPAKLLTEKTEFLINPTGRFVVGGPQGDTGLTGRKIIVDTYGGMGRHGGGAFSGKDPTKVDRSAAYMGRWVAKNIVAAELASRCELQFAYAIGHPDPVSVHVETFGTNTVDREQIVRAVNRVFSFQPADIIEQLDLRRPIYSKTTNYGHFGKNDAAITWEKTDKVDALLKAIGRGKSVGVTTSLKKSALVNGRSSRAQLSA, encoded by the coding sequence ATGAGTAACAATTACATCTTCTCTTCAGAATCCGTCGGCGAAGGCCATCCCGACAAGGTCGCCGATACCATTTCCGATGCGGTTCTTGACGCGTGCCTCGCGCAGGACAAGTTCAGCCGCGTCGCCTGCGAAACCTACGTGAAGTCGAACATCGCCATCGTTGGAGGCGAAATCACCACGAAGGCGCGGCTCGACTTCGTGAAGATCGCGCGCGATGCCATCCGCGAGATCGGTTACGTCAACGACGACGACGTTTTCCACGCTGACAAGGTGTTCGTCAATGTGATCATCACTCAGCAGTCGCCTGACATTGCGCAGGGAGTGGATGCCCGAAAAGCCAAGGGAAAGAAGACCAGCAAGCAGGGCGCCGGCGACCAGGGGCTCATGTTCGGTTACGCGTGCAATGAAACACCTGAGTTGATGCCCGCGCCGATCATGTTCGCACATCGCCTCGGCCGCGAATTGACCAACCTGCGGAAGCGCGGCGACGTCGCCTGGTTGCGTCCCGACGCGAAATCGCAGGTGTCCGTCGTTTATGAAAACGACAAGCCGGTCGCGATCTCCAATGTCGTCATTTCAACACAGCATGCAGCGGACGTTGACCATGCCGAGATTGAGAAATACTGCATTGAGAAGGTCATCAGGAAAGTCCTGCCCGCGAAGCTGCTCACCGAGAAAACCGAGTTTCTCATCAACCCCACGGGCCGTTTTGTTGTGGGCGGACCTCAGGGCGACACGGGTTTGACCGGGCGCAAGATCATTGTGGACACCTACGGCGGCATGGGCCGTCACGGGGGCGGCGCATTCAGCGGGAAGGATCCGACAAAGGTCGATCGCAGTGCGGCTTACATGGGACGATGGGTGGCCAAGAATATTGTGGCGGCCGAATTGGCAAGCCGATGCGAACTGCAGTTCGCGTACGCGATTGGGCATCCTGACCCCGTCAGCGTGCACGTGGAAACATTTGGAACCAACACTGTTGACCGGGAGCAAATCGTTCGCGCTGTCAACCGCGTGTTCAGCTTCCAGCCGGCCGACATCATCGAACAGCTCGACCTGCGCCGGCCGATTTATTCCAAGACCACCAACTACGGCCACTTTGGCAAGAACGACGCCGCGATCACGTGGGAGAAAACCGACAAGGTGGACGCCCTGCTGAAGGCGATCGGCCGCGGAAAATCCGTGGGCGTCACGACTTCGCTCAAGAAGTCCGCGCTCGTCAACGGCCGTTCTTCCCGAGCCCAGCTGAGCGCTTAA
- the ahcY gene encoding adenosylhomocysteinase, which produces MAKIKLSESRRAKPSKASVAAPKNGNGSRQDFAVRDLSLAEWGRKTIEVSEHEMPGLMAIRKKYGPQKPLKGVRVTGSLHMTIETAILIETLVDLGASVRWASCNIFSTQDHAAAAVAAVGIPVFAHKGETLEEYWDFTLAALTHPGNKGPQLIVDDGGDATLLIHKGYELENGSDWVNSPSDNHEVAVIKALLKRVAKERPGFWHEVVKDWKGVSEETTTGVHRLYQMLEQGKLLVPAINVNDSVTKSKFDNLYGCRESLADGIKRATDVMIAGKVAVVCGYGDVGKGSAHSLRGFGARVIVTEIDPINALQAAMEGFEVTTLEDTLGTGDIYVTTTGNCDVITLEHIQKMKDQAIVCNIGHFDNEIQVDRLNNLKGVKKINVKPQYDKYVLPNGRSIYLLAEGRLVNLGCATGHPSFVMSNSFTNQCLAQLDLWKNRNTNKVGVYRLPKHLDEEVARLHLERIGVKLTKLSKKQAEYLGVPPEGPYKPEHYRY; this is translated from the coding sequence ATGGCGAAAATCAAATTATCCGAATCCCGCCGCGCGAAGCCGTCAAAGGCCTCGGTTGCAGCGCCGAAGAACGGCAACGGGTCCAGGCAGGACTTTGCCGTGCGCGACCTCTCGCTCGCGGAATGGGGCCGCAAGACCATCGAGGTTTCCGAACACGAAATGCCGGGCCTCATGGCAATTCGCAAAAAGTACGGCCCGCAAAAGCCGCTCAAAGGCGTGCGCGTCACGGGTTCCCTGCACATGACGATCGAGACTGCGATTCTCATTGAGACTCTCGTCGATCTCGGCGCGTCGGTGCGCTGGGCCAGCTGCAACATTTTCAGCACACAGGATCACGCTGCGGCTGCGGTTGCTGCCGTCGGCATTCCCGTCTTCGCCCACAAGGGCGAAACGCTCGAGGAATATTGGGACTTCACCCTTGCGGCACTCACCCATCCCGGGAACAAGGGACCGCAGCTGATCGTGGACGACGGCGGCGACGCCACCCTGCTCATTCACAAGGGCTACGAACTCGAGAATGGCAGCGACTGGGTCAACTCGCCGAGCGACAACCATGAAGTTGCCGTGATCAAGGCGCTGCTCAAGCGCGTGGCCAAGGAACGGCCCGGTTTCTGGCATGAAGTTGTCAAAGACTGGAAGGGAGTTTCAGAAGAAACCACTACGGGCGTTCATCGCCTTTACCAGATGCTCGAACAGGGAAAACTCCTCGTGCCGGCCATCAACGTCAATGACTCGGTCACGAAGTCCAAGTTCGACAATCTCTACGGCTGCCGTGAATCCCTGGCTGATGGCATCAAGCGGGCAACCGACGTCATGATCGCAGGCAAGGTGGCGGTCGTTTGCGGTTACGGCGACGTCGGCAAAGGCAGCGCCCATTCGCTTCGCGGATTCGGCGCGCGCGTGATCGTGACTGAGATTGATCCGATCAATGCCCTTCAGGCCGCAATGGAAGGCTTCGAAGTCACGACTCTGGAAGATACGCTGGGCACAGGTGACATCTATGTCACCACAACTGGAAACTGCGACGTGATCACGCTGGAGCACATCCAGAAGATGAAGGACCAGGCGATCGTTTGTAATATCGGGCACTTCGACAATGAGATTCAGGTGGATCGTTTGAACAACCTCAAAGGCGTGAAGAAGATCAACGTGAAGCCGCAGTATGACAAATACGTGCTGCCGAACGGCCGCTCGATTTATCTCCTCGCGGAAGGCCGCCTGGTGAACCTGGGATGCGCCACGGGGCACCCAAGCTTCGTCATGTCGAACAGCTTCACGAACCAATGTCTCGCGCAATTGGATCTGTGGAAGAATCGCAACACGAACAAGGTCGGCGTCTACCGGCTTCCCAAGCATTTGGACGAGGAAGTGGCGCGTCTGCATCTTGAACGCATCGGCGTCAAGCTCACCAAGCTGTCGAAGAAGCAGGCTGAGTATTTGGGTGTTCCGCCCGAAGGACCCTACAAGCCAGAGCACTACCGCTACTGA
- a CDS encoding metalloregulator ArsR/SmtB family transcription factor: MSSTLKSLRALSDPTRLRIMALLEKDELSVNELQEITRMGQSRISTHLGLLQDSELVESRRDGKRTFYKLNEDADAGAKEFIQLAIRGAKELGDYDGDQINLKRVTQRRREQAQIYFNQIAGRFDRVYGPGRSWQAFGHLLLRILPPLTVADLGAGEGLLSELLARRCRKVIAVDNSEKIVEFGAAKAKKNGLKNLDFRLGDLQNPPIERGSVDLVVLSQALHHAEDPGEALKAAQALLKPRGQILILDLLKHNFEKARELYGDRWLGFPESDLHQWLEQAGFRKIEISIVAREEQSPHFETILASAER, from the coding sequence ATGTCCTCCACTCTAAAATCCCTGCGAGCCCTGTCGGACCCGACGCGGCTGCGCATCATGGCGTTGCTCGAGAAAGACGAGTTGTCGGTGAACGAATTGCAGGAGATCACGCGCATGGGACAGTCGCGGATTTCCACGCACCTCGGCCTGCTTCAGGACTCTGAGCTGGTCGAGTCGCGGCGCGACGGCAAGCGGACTTTCTACAAACTCAATGAGGATGCGGACGCCGGCGCGAAGGAATTCATCCAGCTGGCAATCCGGGGCGCGAAGGAATTGGGTGACTACGATGGCGATCAGATCAACCTGAAGCGGGTGACGCAGCGCCGCCGCGAGCAGGCGCAAATTTATTTCAATCAGATCGCGGGCCGCTTTGATCGTGTCTATGGCCCGGGCCGTTCCTGGCAGGCGTTCGGCCATTTGTTGCTGCGCATCCTGCCCCCCTTGACCGTGGCCGACCTGGGGGCCGGGGAGGGGCTGCTCAGCGAATTGCTGGCCCGCCGCTGCCGAAAAGTCATTGCTGTCGATAACTCCGAAAAGATCGTGGAGTTTGGCGCCGCCAAGGCAAAGAAGAACGGTTTGAAGAACCTCGACTTTCGCCTCGGCGACCTGCAGAACCCCCCCATCGAGAGGGGCAGCGTCGACCTGGTGGTCCTGAGCCAGGCACTGCATCATGCGGAAGATCCGGGTGAGGCATTGAAAGCTGCCCAGGCGCTGCTGAAGCCCCGCGGGCAAATCCTGATCCTGGACCTTCTGAAGCATAACTTTGAGAAGGCTCGTGAATTGTACGGTGATCGCTGGCTGGGATTTCCTGAAAGCGATTTGCATCAATGGCTGGAGCAAGCAGGCTTTCGAAAGATTGAGATCAGCATCGTTGCACGCGAGGAACAATCCCCCCATTTCGAAACCATTCTTGCCAGTGCGGAACGCTGA
- a CDS encoding SDR family oxidoreductase has protein sequence MNDPFALKGEIALVTGGGTGLGLGISSCMAKAGAKVVLVGRRKEVLEEAAKQIGEQAFFEAHDLTKADEAIALVDRVANRVGQVSILVNNAGVHLKKNAVDTSPAEFSTILQTHLVAAFALTRAVLPGMIARKHGNVLFTASMASLFGIPMVSAYAAAKSGYLGLVRTLATEVSPHRVRVNAIAPGWIESDMMRSALNGDPERSRKILGRTPMNCFGTPEDIGWAATYLCSPAARFVTGVILPVDGGASIGF, from the coding sequence ATGAACGATCCGTTTGCATTGAAGGGTGAAATCGCGCTGGTCACGGGAGGAGGCACGGGGCTTGGTTTGGGTATTTCATCGTGCATGGCAAAAGCGGGAGCGAAGGTCGTGCTGGTGGGGCGGCGCAAAGAGGTGCTTGAGGAGGCAGCGAAGCAGATCGGTGAGCAGGCGTTCTTTGAGGCGCACGACCTCACGAAAGCCGATGAAGCCATTGCGCTGGTGGATCGCGTTGCCAACAGGGTGGGGCAGGTGTCGATCCTTGTGAACAATGCTGGAGTTCATCTGAAGAAGAATGCCGTGGACACGTCACCCGCGGAGTTCAGCACCATTCTGCAGACGCACCTTGTAGCTGCGTTTGCTCTCACCCGCGCAGTGTTGCCTGGGATGATCGCCCGAAAACACGGGAACGTTCTGTTCACGGCATCGATGGCTTCGTTGTTTGGGATTCCAATGGTGTCCGCATATGCAGCAGCAAAGTCTGGCTACCTGGGATTGGTGCGAACGCTCGCAACAGAAGTCTCGCCGCACCGCGTGAGGGTGAACGCGATTGCCCCGGGATGGATCGAGTCCGACATGATGCGCAGTGCGCTGAACGGGGATCCGGAACGTTCTCGCAAAATCCTAGGCCGCACTCCGATGAACTGTTTTGGCACCCCTGAAGATATTGGATGGGCCGCCACCTACCTCTGTTCCCCAGCCGCTCGTTTTGTGACAGGCGTGATCCTTCCCGTGGACGGTGGCGCGAGCATCGGTTTCTAG
- a CDS encoding AraC family transcriptional regulator — translation MKNVSQTIAGRCEHDVPAPAVMSGRFSDHERKIEQSLDYMLRHLDQPLQAATLASMASLSLSHYFALFKRMMGCAPIDYFIRLRMRHACHLLTSTSLNIKEVAAALGYDDPFYFSRVFKSINGVPPSDYRAGQFQNGSRNADGSLSGASNQPEGPGAETWKAAGNDTETWIADTDPKTQNNRILHGKQNIVHSAVRDFCHAAA, via the coding sequence ATGAAGAATGTGTCTCAGACAATTGCGGGCCGATGTGAGCATGACGTTCCAGCTCCTGCTGTCATGTCCGGCCGGTTCTCGGATCACGAACGCAAGATCGAGCAGAGTCTTGATTACATGCTTCGGCATCTCGACCAGCCGCTTCAGGCTGCGACACTGGCGTCGATGGCCAGCCTTTCGTTGTCGCATTACTTCGCGCTGTTCAAGCGGATGATGGGTTGCGCGCCGATTGATTACTTCATTCGCCTGCGGATGCGCCACGCCTGTCACCTGCTGACAAGCACATCGTTGAACATCAAGGAAGTGGCCGCTGCGCTGGGCTACGACGATCCGTTTTATTTTTCGCGCGTGTTCAAGTCGATCAATGGAGTTCCGCCGAGTGATTACCGCGCCGGTCAATTTCAGAATGGGAGCCGCAACGCGGACGGGTCCTTGAGCGGCGCGTCCAATCAACCAGAAGGTCCTGGCGCGGAAACCTGGAAAGCTGCAGGGAACGACACGGAAACCTGGATCGCCGACACCGACCCCAAAACGCAGAACAATAGAATTCTCCATGGAAAACAGAATATCGTCCATTCCGCCGTGAGAGATTTCTGTCATGCTGCTGCCTAA
- a CDS encoding mannonate dehydratase translates to MKLGLGLYRHMLTRENFQFARQAGATHIVAHLVDYFKGGVQNPCDNQPTGGELGWGLAGDPATIWSAAELKELRQSIEAEGLKLEAIENFDPAHWHDVLLDGPAREHQLENVKATLRNLGEAGIPIMGYNFSIAGVCGRTHRPYARGGAMSVGMEGPVDVPMPQGMVWNMVYDCNAPKGEVPVASHDELWRRLNVFLEAALPVAESAGVKLALHPDDPPMPTMRGQPRLVYQPSMYQRVIDLRPSPANALEFCLGSLAEMTEGDVYSAVDDYSRQGKLAYVHFRNVTGKVPYYRETFIDDGDIDMIRVLRILKKNNYEGVLIPDHTPQMTCAAPWHAGMAYALGYMRAALQVLEKE, encoded by the coding sequence ATGAAATTGGGACTTGGCCTCTATCGACACATGCTGACCCGCGAAAATTTCCAATTTGCGCGGCAGGCGGGAGCGACTCATATCGTCGCGCACCTCGTGGATTACTTCAAAGGCGGCGTGCAGAATCCCTGCGACAACCAGCCGACGGGCGGCGAACTTGGATGGGGCCTTGCCGGAGATCCGGCCACAATTTGGTCGGCGGCCGAACTAAAGGAGTTGCGGCAGTCGATTGAGGCCGAAGGGTTGAAGCTGGAAGCCATCGAGAACTTCGACCCGGCACACTGGCATGATGTTTTGCTGGACGGCCCGGCCAGGGAGCATCAATTGGAAAACGTCAAGGCGACCCTCCGAAACCTGGGCGAGGCGGGGATTCCCATCATGGGCTATAATTTCAGCATCGCAGGCGTTTGCGGCCGCACACACAGGCCTTATGCCCGCGGCGGCGCAATGTCGGTGGGGATGGAAGGCCCGGTCGATGTGCCCATGCCACAGGGAATGGTGTGGAACATGGTTTATGACTGCAATGCGCCCAAGGGCGAGGTTCCGGTGGCGTCGCACGATGAATTGTGGCGGCGGCTGAATGTGTTCCTGGAAGCGGCGTTACCTGTGGCCGAATCGGCGGGGGTGAAGCTGGCGCTGCATCCCGATGATCCTCCGATGCCGACAATGCGCGGCCAGCCGCGGCTGGTTTATCAACCTTCGATGTATCAGCGCGTGATTGACCTGCGGCCAAGCCCTGCGAATGCGCTGGAGTTTTGCCTCGGCTCACTTGCCGAAATGACTGAGGGCGACGTTTACAGTGCCGTGGATGATTACAGCCGGCAGGGAAAACTCGCGTACGTGCATTTTCGAAACGTCACTGGGAAGGTGCCGTACTATCGCGAAACCTTTATCGACGACGGGGACATCGATATGATCCGCGTCTTGCGCATACTGAAGAAGAACAACTATGAGGGAGTGTTGATCCCGGATCATACGCCGCAGATGACATGCGCCGCGCCATGGCATGCCGGGATGGCTTATGCGCTCGGGTATATGCGGGCCGCGTTGCAGGTTTTGGAGAAGGAATAG
- a CDS encoding toll/interleukin-1 receptor domain-containing protein, whose translation MTSDPAEQFHAFLSHNSRNKPAVRDLKNGLCQAQLNVWLDEDELRPGVPWQELLEAGIRASHSVVVIVGADGLGPWEDEEMQGALILAVRDKRPVIPVLLPGCPDAPKLPLFLGNRTWVDLRNGVTEDGLARLMWGITGKKPGRRKPEPPPIPVPSPSPEPYPPGPLPAPAPGPQPAPATLNQLLAGNWQVQIQVPYAPGVMGQLSLQIFPNNVFRGTLMSPMGVTQVEGHWQTNPLLNQIGLQGIQTDGYQTIPYAVLVQVTFCNPQQIVGITSMGEQVTWTRTG comes from the coding sequence ATGACCTCCGATCCTGCTGAGCAGTTCCATGCTTTCCTGAGTCACAACAGCCGGAACAAACCGGCCGTTCGCGACCTGAAGAATGGCCTTTGCCAGGCGCAATTGAACGTCTGGCTCGATGAGGACGAGTTGCGTCCTGGCGTTCCGTGGCAGGAACTTCTCGAGGCCGGAATTCGCGCTTCTCACAGCGTTGTGGTCATCGTTGGCGCCGACGGTCTGGGTCCGTGGGAAGATGAGGAAATGCAGGGAGCGCTGATCCTCGCCGTCCGCGACAAGCGGCCCGTAATTCCCGTGTTGCTTCCAGGATGTCCCGATGCGCCGAAGCTTCCGCTGTTCCTGGGCAATCGTACTTGGGTGGACCTGCGCAACGGCGTGACGGAGGACGGCCTGGCCCGCTTGATGTGGGGCATCACGGGAAAGAAACCCGGCCGGCGCAAACCTGAGCCACCGCCGATTCCCGTTCCGTCCCCGAGTCCAGAGCCTTACCCTCCCGGACCCCTGCCCGCGCCTGCTCCAGGACCGCAGCCTGCGCCCGCGACTTTGAACCAGCTTCTCGCCGGCAATTGGCAGGTGCAGATTCAAGTTCCGTACGCTCCAGGGGTGATGGGGCAATTGTCACTCCAGATCTTTCCGAACAATGTGTTTCGCGGAACATTGATGTCTCCAATGGGCGTGACGCAAGTGGAGGGGCACTGGCAGACCAACCCGCTGCTGAACCAGATCGGCCTTCAAGGCATCCAAACAGACGGTTATCAAACCATTCCGTACGCTGTTTTGGTGCAGGTCACATTTTGCAATCCGCAGCAGATTGTGGGAATCACCAGCATGGGAGAACAGGTCACCTGGACGCGCACAGGCTAG
- a CDS encoding DUF892 family protein — translation MKPRHQETQGTNGTRGRMDQNEVQDEIVDWLRDAYAMERGLEGALKKQSENNDASPTVRERARMHLEETRQHAEAVRAALQSLGTDTSTLKTGMGMMAQTAKGAATMFARDEEIKDLLDSYSMEHFEIACYTALAAAAERAGLNQIAETCRTIIRDEERMAQTILKALPQEIGMYLSEHAKA, via the coding sequence ATGAAACCAAGACATCAGGAAACCCAGGGCACAAATGGAACACGCGGTCGAATGGACCAAAACGAAGTGCAGGACGAAATCGTGGATTGGCTTAGGGATGCATATGCCATGGAACGCGGGCTCGAAGGCGCGTTGAAGAAGCAATCCGAAAACAATGACGCAAGCCCAACTGTGCGCGAGCGGGCGCGGATGCACCTGGAGGAAACGCGCCAACACGCGGAAGCGGTGCGAGCGGCGCTCCAGTCGCTCGGCACTGACACTTCCACGCTGAAGACTGGGATGGGAATGATGGCGCAAACGGCGAAGGGAGCGGCGACCATGTTTGCGCGGGATGAGGAGATCAAGGACCTTCTGGATTCCTATTCAATGGAACATTTCGAAATCGCCTGTTACACGGCATTGGCTGCCGCGGCGGAGCGTGCTGGATTGAATCAGATCGCCGAAACCTGCCGCACAATCATTCGTGACGAGGAGCGGATGGCACAAACAATCCTGAAAGCGCTCCCTCAAGAAATCGGCATGTATCTATCCGAACACGCCAAGGCATGA
- a CDS encoding ROK family transcriptional regulator, producing the protein MRKIDLENFQVATSETARDINRRIVLNLIRKHQPVSRADLSRHSGLQRSTVSAITEELIAQRWVTEGAVGHLPRGRRPTFLHLNCDRAGIIGINVRPSRTTIAIAGLDTRFIAQEVLITDKNQDRFLADLIQRIRNMMASHPEISYEGIGVALPGRVDVATSKLVFAPNLGWEDLDLKTPLENATRLSVEVENAANACALAELWSGRHGESVRNLVTVTISEGIGVGMILSGQLVRGATGMAGEFGHVTVQEDGPECKCGNRGCWEACASNTAAVRYYTESTTNSRNGRNGNSPLTFEDILRLAEQGDVKAIEAMERMAHFLGAGIAMLITGLAPEVIVLVGEVTRAWSRVGPIVEGELKRRSPALAGTRIVSTDPDTEPRLRGTITLVLQKHFGAPLVA; encoded by the coding sequence GTGCGTAAAATCGACCTCGAGAACTTTCAGGTGGCCACCAGCGAAACCGCTCGTGACATTAACCGGCGGATTGTTCTCAACCTCATTCGCAAGCATCAGCCTGTTTCCCGCGCGGATCTCTCGCGTCATTCCGGCCTGCAGCGCAGCACAGTCTCTGCGATCACTGAGGAACTGATTGCGCAACGGTGGGTGACGGAAGGTGCGGTGGGTCATTTGCCGCGCGGACGCCGCCCCACGTTCCTGCATCTCAATTGCGACCGCGCCGGCATCATCGGCATCAATGTCCGTCCATCGCGAACCACGATTGCCATTGCAGGCCTTGACACGCGGTTCATCGCGCAGGAAGTCCTGATCACTGACAAGAACCAGGATCGCTTTCTGGCGGACTTGATTCAACGTATCCGGAACATGATGGCATCGCATCCCGAGATTTCGTACGAGGGCATTGGCGTTGCCTTGCCGGGCCGCGTGGATGTTGCAACGAGCAAGCTCGTGTTCGCGCCGAACCTTGGGTGGGAGGATCTCGATTTGAAGACTCCGCTGGAGAACGCCACGCGGTTGTCGGTGGAAGTGGAAAACGCCGCAAATGCCTGTGCTCTCGCTGAATTGTGGAGCGGCCGGCATGGCGAAAGCGTGCGCAATCTGGTCACCGTCACGATCTCGGAAGGCATTGGCGTTGGGATGATTTTAAGCGGACAACTCGTCCGCGGCGCCACTGGGATGGCGGGTGAATTCGGGCATGTCACCGTTCAGGAAGACGGACCCGAATGCAAATGCGGCAACCGCGGGTGCTGGGAAGCCTGCGCCTCCAATACCGCCGCGGTTCGTTATTACACGGAAAGCACCACGAACAGCCGCAACGGCCGCAACGGGAATTCGCCACTCACCTTCGAGGATATCCTGCGCCTTGCTGAACAGGGCGACGTGAAGGCAATAGAAGCCATGGAACGCATGGCGCATTTTCTAGGCGCTGGCATTGCGATGCTGATCACTGGCCTGGCTCCCGAGGTCATTGTCCTTGTTGGCGAAGTCACTCGCGCATGGTCGCGAGTGGGTCCTATTGTTGAAGGAGAGCTGAAGCGCCGTTCCCCTGCGCTTGCAGGGACGCGTATTGTTTCCACCGATCCTGACACCGAACCGCGTTTGCGAGGCACGATCACCCTCGTCCTCCAGAAGCATTTCGGCGCCCCGTTGGTAGCCTGA